Part of the Cyprinus carpio isolate SPL01 chromosome A12, ASM1834038v1, whole genome shotgun sequence genome, GACTGATTTGGAGGGGAGTTTGTgcctttttttaatggttttgttcggTATGACCCTTATcataatagttatttttgttaatataattatttacatcaaaataaaagtctctctCGTCACAATATTCGGTCAAACAAGAAAAGTTATCGGGCGAATCTctaccgatatatcggcctttgCGATATATTAGCGGACCTCAAAGTCATGTTAAGaacattgtttataaatattaacatattacaGTACGCCATCTGATACAAAACCCCTAGTAACATCACACTAGCTAAGGTTAGATGCTAATGTTAGTTTAAAGCTAACAATACTCACCCACTATCCTCTTTTCTTTCAGACAGCCACAGAAATCAGACACGTGTTCCAAGTTggatttgtttctgttgttgaggTTGGACAGAATATCGGTTAAAATGTCTAAGGACACCTCTCCAAACCTCGGGTTCATTGGTTCCCTGGTGTGCAGTGAAAACATAGTATTTCCAGCCATTTGTTAGTAAAGAGTAATCGTCGTCACAACAACAAGCGCTGAAAGATTTCGTTTTTCCTCCAGAAAGCTAAGTCACGGAGCTCATTCAAATATCAACacgtttaattttattttttaatttttttttatatgttaataataatgtatatttatacatacaaatatattcgAGACgaatttcaattaaatataatttttcgaAATTTCTTAATCGAAGCACTACAACGTCGACTGTGATTGGCCAATTCTGAGAGGCGTTGAGAAAAGTAGCATGAAGCAAGTGAGTGAAAAatcaataagatgttttttttgattggccgtaaaaaaaaaactgttgttagTATTAGTTCTTGTTTTAGTAGTGACACATTGATAAATTTCGTCTAGGGCTAAGGTTATAGACCCCAAATACAATATGCAAGAAAACAAGAACTATAACATAACTACATTAACTGAagtaattcatttttattgtatttataccTGATCAGTGATCTACATAATTCTGCCCGTTCATCAATCACGcttcacaattaattaattatttaactacactactaaaataaataacaaagctACATGTAAACTGCCatcaaattatgtattattattatattatatattatattattatatataataataaattagtattatatattatattttattattgcagaccttgcaaaagaaagaaagaaagaaagaaagaaagaaagaaagaaagaaagaaagaaagaaagaaagaaagaaagaaagaaagaaagaaagaaagaaagaaagactgcgCAAAATTAACGCAGCattgatttgcaaaaaaaaaaaaacgtgttacgTCACGAAAACAGCGCTTCAAACATGGCGGACAAGAGTAGTCAAGGGGAGCCCAAACCAGAAGCCCAGTTTGCAAAGAGAATAGATCCTGCAAAGGAGGCTCTGACCAGGGAACAACTGCAGTTCATCCGACAAGTGGAGCTGGCGCAGTGGAAGAAGAACTCAGCCAAGCTCCGGGGTCGAAACGTGGCGACAGGACTCGCTATCGGCGCTGTGGTTCTCGGCATCTGTATCCTTTACCTCTCTGTTACACAAGGTTATGACAGCAGTACAGTACTTTACATTAAATTACAGCGCCTGCTGAGCTAGTGAAGAGGATGTTCTGCTCGGCTATGATGAATGATAGCAGTATTAGATAAGTTAGTGTATTACTGCACGTGAGTGCTTTATTACGTGCTCGGTCAATGTGAACCCGTGATGATGTCATGACGAGCAAGTTATTGACTTACACTCGGTCAAACTCTTAAATGTGTTTACTGCTGCTGTTAACTAATGTTTACACGTGTACTGTCCAAACACACCAAACACTGAAAATCGGGCGAATCTctaccgatatatcggcctttgCGATATATTAGCGGACCTCAAAGTCATGTTAAGaacattgtttataaatattaacatattacaGTACGCCATCTGATACAAAAACCCCTAGTAACATAACACTAGCTAAAGGTTAGA contains:
- the LOC122146945 gene encoding cytochrome c oxidase assembly factor 3 homolog, mitochondrial isoform X2, with the translated sequence MADKSSQGEPKPEAQFAKRIDPAKEALTREQLQFIRQVELAQWKKNSAKLRGRNVATGLAIGAVVLGIYGYTFYSVSQERVMDEIDEEARAAKLQAPKTGAN